From the genome of Bos indicus x Bos taurus breed Angus x Brahman F1 hybrid chromosome 14, Bos_hybrid_MaternalHap_v2.0, whole genome shotgun sequence, one region includes:
- the LOC113904508 gene encoding 60S ribosomal protein L22-like 1, with protein MEVKKVAETIGTQAFKVARKKDKKPKSTWKFNLDLTHPVEDRIFDSGNFQQFLQERVKVNGNTGKLRNVVHTKSFKNKIVVISKKWYLKYLTKSYLKKNSLLDWLHVVASDKETYGLCYFQISQDEGESESED; from the exons atggaggtgaagaaggtggcagagaccATTGGCACA CAAGCCTTCAAGGTGGCGCGAAAGAAAGACAAGAAGCCTAAGTCAACCTGGAAGTTTAATTTAGATCTTACTCATCCAGTAGAAGATAGAATTTTTGATTCTGGAAATTTTCAACAGTTTCTGCAGGAAAGGGTTAAAGTGAATGGAAACACTGGAAAACTTCGGAATGTTGTTCACACTAAAAGCTTCAAGAATAAAATCGTGGTCATTTCTAAGAAATGGTATTTGAAGTATCT aaccaagagtTACCTTAAAAAGAACAGTCTTCTTGATTGGCTTCATGTGGTTGCATCTGACAAGGAGACCTACGGGCTTTGTTACTTCCAGATTAGTCAAGATGAAGGTGAATCTGAGTCTGAGGACTAG